A genome region from Syntrophaceae bacterium includes the following:
- a CDS encoding 3-isopropylmalate dehydratase small subunit produces MRYEGRAWKFGDDVDTDLIIAARYCNVSDGAALAKHAFADARPEFAASAAEGDVIVGGRNFGCGSSREHAPIAIKAAGVRVIVAKSFARIFYRNAFNIGLPLLESAEAAEDIQDGDRLAVDLVAGRIENRTRGTSYSARPIPPFMEQLIREGGLVEYIRKEKLARR; encoded by the coding sequence ATGAGGTACGAAGGAAGAGCCTGGAAGTTCGGCGATGACGTGGACACGGATCTCATCATCGCGGCCCGCTACTGCAACGTGTCCGACGGGGCCGCGCTGGCGAAGCACGCCTTTGCCGACGCAAGACCCGAATTCGCCGCGTCCGCCGCGGAGGGCGACGTCATCGTGGGGGGGCGGAACTTCGGCTGCGGCTCGTCCCGCGAGCATGCCCCCATCGCGATCAAGGCGGCGGGGGTCCGGGTGATCGTCGCGAAGAGCTTCGCGCGGATCTTTTACCGCAACGCCTTCAACATCGGGCTGCCGCTCCTCGAGTCGGCCGAGGCCGCCGAGGACATCCAGGACGGGGACCGGCTCGCCGTGGACCTCGTCGCGGGGCGCATCGAAAACCGGACGCGCGGGACGTCCTACAGCGCCCGGCCGATCCCGCCCTTCATGGAGCAGCTGATCCGGGAAGGCGGGCTCGTGGAGTACATCCGGAAGGAAAAGCTCGCCAGGCGGTGA